Within the Meriones unguiculatus strain TT.TT164.6M chromosome 2, Bangor_MerUng_6.1, whole genome shotgun sequence genome, the region CCGACCTCAGGCcttcagaggccatggagaggtacCCCCATGCCTACCCTCGCCCCAACTCACCGAGATATGGCGAACAGACCGGTGAGCAGGGGGAGCAGCTTGAGCGTGTCCTGCGGCAGGTAGGTGGACAGCACGGCCAGGTTGAAGAAGTAGAGGATGAAGAGCTGCACGGACTGAGCCACGTACTGCCGGTGAATCTCCACTTCCCGCCTTGGCTCCCCGAACGGTCGAAGAGCGGAAAAGCACAGCAGGCTCAGCCCATACACAAGGAGCCCTGGCAGGGAGGAAGCACGCAGGGTCACAAAAGGCAGGAGGGCTGGGATGGGTCTCTCAGAAGATGGCTCTTgggtcagggctacagagaggaCACAAGTGCTCCctggagaagaggcagagagtggCAGATTGGGGATGCCCCGAGTGGTTCCAGCAGAATGAAGAGAAACCATCCCTATCCTCTCTAGTCCATTTCTTCACAGCCCAGACTTACCTAACACGATGGGGAAGGTGGCAAAGACCCCACAGCGTAGGGTGTAGACCAGGCGGGAACTCATGGTGGGCAGCCTCGGGGCATCGAAGGGCAGGAAGGCGTAGGCTCCGTACAGCAGGCAGGGGAAGAAGACGAGGGCGGCCACCACGGAGGCTACGGCTCTCAGCACCTCGCGGCCCCCACAGCTCCCACAGCCCCCGCAGGACCGGCTAGGTGGTCTCACGACTACCTCAGCCCACTTACGCTCTGGGGGCTCAGGGTGGCTGAGTCGGGCCGGCAGGAAATTCCTGTGCTCCCCCGGCGCCTTCTCCCGATGCACGATTCGCTCCTCCTGGGGCTCCCGCTCGATGCAGTGCAGGTCAATGGGCACGAAGGCCCTAACCGTCTTCTCAAGGAGCAGGTTGGTGTCATCTTTGAATGGTTCCTCCGACTTAGTGGGTGCTTCCGACTCCAGGGGCTCTGGTTCAATGTCTCGCCAACCCGGGGGATCCGGAAGTGGGGCGCTGGGATGAGGGTCAGTTCCCCAGGGCAGAGTGGCGGCCTCACTTATTGTACTGTCTGGACCATCCTCCGGCCCCTCTCTGACTATAGGAGAACCAACTGAAGACCCCACTCTGAGGGACTCGGCTCCAGGGGACTCAGTCCTGCCCTCTTCCTCTGACTGCCGGCCAGGGGCCACTAAAGCCTGCGGTGGGCTCTTCTCTGCAGCCTCCTCCGGTTCCTTCATTTCCAGCAGGGCCAGTGTCTCCGGTTCTGTCATTGTGAAGCTTCAGTTCTGAGGTCTACCACAAGGCGAAATCATCCTAAAGGGAGTGGGGGAAGCTCTGGGAAAATACCTTGTCTTCTGGCCTTAGGACAGTTTCTCAGACGTAGAACTGGCCAGAGCAGCCGAGCAGCCGTCCTTGTGGGACTCTTGGGAGCACGCAGTGTGGAGGAAGGTGTTGAAACAGAGAGGCGGGCAGCAGAGGACTGAAATGGAGGCACACTTTCAAAATAAATGTCATCCAGCAGGACAAGGGTGAAGCAGGGGCCACAAGCCCTGGCAGCTGTGGCCACACCTGCCTTTACTTTCTCCACCAAAACTCCTGGATTCATGGCCACCCTAGCTAAGAGCTTCTTTACAAGGGAGGATCATCCTACAGAGAAACTGTCCCTTCACCCTTCCACCTGCCCTTTGCCCTGCAGCACCCTGCCTGGAACTCTTGGCGGCTGATACCAGTTGCCAGACGCTGGGTTCCTTCGTCTTCATTCCAGGAGCCAGTCCTTTTCTAAACCTCCCCCCTTGCCAGTCTCCCGCAATTCAACCCGGCCAGGCTTCACTCAGACCGTCAGTCTACCGTGGCTGTCCTCTTGTCTTTCTTCCCCACCAACCCTCCAGCTCAGTGCTTCTGGATAGGGCTCTTTCTCTTGGTCTGCCTCTAGGgcccctcctccccctgcccTTTGGACCCATGATACCCTCTTACTTTACATCAGCAGAGAGGTGGAGGATCCCCGGAAAGGAACTGCCTAGCTCCTGGCTGGCTCTGCAAGTATTTCCCAGTCTCCCTCCTCTTACCTGTGTCTCCAAACCTGTCTGACCAGAGCAGGTGGGGCCCAGATTAAAGGCGCAGGCCCTGCCCTACAGAATCTGCCTACTGGGAGAACTCTACATGAGGACGTCATCCTTTTTGAAAGTAAAGGTGCAGCTGGCCATAGAGGTGTGGACTTGAGGTATTCCGGGATGTGTAAGAGCTTCCAGCTCGGGAAAGCATCAGGGTAAAAGTGGGTTTGTGTGCCAAAAGAGTGTTTCGAGTAAATTGGGAAAAAGATGACATCTGCAAGTTTGTTCATTCAGGAAATGTTTATTGAGTATCTGTTATTAATAACAAGCTATTtttgtggtggcacatgactttaatcccagcacaggaggcagaagcaggtggatctctgtgagtctgaggccaggctggtctagcAGCTAGAGTTTAGAACAGCCAAAGCTGCATAGAGAGACCCcgtccccaaaacaaaaaaattccaatGGACTAAAAAGTGCTAGTCTAAGCCAGGtaaggtggtgtgtgtgtacctctgtgagacagaggcaagtggatggctatgagttcagggccagctgtctaccaagtccaggacagccaaagctacacagagaaaccctgtctgaaaaaaacaaaaacaaaagtgctATCCTACTATCCTAGGCAGAAGAGAGCAAAGTGAAAATCAAAGTTTCTAGAGGTTGGGGTAACAGACATTAAAAGTTCACACTAAATCAGTAAAATAACTTCAGCAGGGAAAGCCTCTTTAAGGTGATATTGAAGCTGAAATCCAGTGGGAGTTCCTTGTAGAATGCAAGTCAAAGggcaacagagagaaaagagttcAGGCTGCTTTAGGAAGCGTGGTGGCTGGAGCCAGGAGGATAGTGGTCTATACATTGCCATTATAATGTGCATCCATACAGGACCCCGAACACCCTTTTACCTGACGTTTATGTTTAAGAAAGCAATAGGGCTGGCAGGAGGCTCAACAGGTACTTAGTACCAAGCCCGATTTCCCCCCCAAGGAACCACACTTCGAAAGAGGAAAACGGATTCCCAAGTTCTCTGACCACCACATGTGTCGTGCAATACACGCacccacaaatgcacacacataataaataaatcgtCTCTGGCGaggaattcctttaaaaaacaaacaaaacaaaaaaccacctaAAACCCGGCTTTCCCCCAGTAGCCATCAACTTCTTGTAGCTGCTCAAAGTGGAGTACCAGTCTTCATGAGCCCTACCCACATCCACGCTGGAATTTCGGCTCATTTAATACTGTCCATGCAGTAATGTGCAACAGTTGTCATGTCTCGCAAATACTGTTCTGATGCAGATCTCCATTAAAATCTTTTTTGCTGCCCCTCTGAGTGTTGGGAGTAGCTGtcccatttattttatgtattcttattttatgtgcactggtgtttatttttttaggtgtggtgatagatcccttgaaactgtcattacagacagttgtgagtcaccatgtgggtgctgggaaatgaacccaggtcctttggaagagcagatagtgttcttaaccactgagccatctctccagcccgtgcagtggtgttttgcctgaatatgtctgtatgagggtgtccgatcccctggaactggagttactggttgtgagctgccacgtgggtgctggtgTTTGAACCAGCgctctctggaagagtagccagtgttcttaaccgctgtcCCATTTAGGGCGAGCATTCtacagtttctttttctctcccctgaaaactttaattttttaaaaattaactctgAGTGTGTGTGCCGTGGGACGCGTGGCGCGGAGGTCAGGCCAACTTGGCTGGAGTCGATTCACCTTACGCCACGTGAGTTCCAGGGGTCGAGCTAAGGTTGGCGGCCAGCGCCTTTACCCGCCGAGCCACCTCGCTAGCGCGCCCTTTTTAAGTTTCcgtattatttgagacagggtctcgctgtgtagcGGGCTGGGGACCTGGCGCAGGCTGCCCCGCTCCTGACGTGCTAGGTGGCTAAGCCTGCGCCAGGACGCCCGGCTCCTCTGACGTCATTGACAATGAAGTTCTCCTCAAGGACTTAAGAATAGCCCGGCGGAGCGCAGAGTTAGTTCCTGTAACTTCCCGGAGAGAAAACAATCCTTCGCGAGACTTGGTGGCTTGGTCACTCGTCCGGGGCTTGGCGGCAGCTATCGCGAGATTTGGTAGGTGGAGGAGGGGCCATCTCAGGCAGGCGCCTCACAGCGATGGCGGCCGAGCAGGGCCGGCGGCGGTGGCGGCTCCGGGTACCGCTGGAGACGGCAGTGGAGGAGCCAGTGGTGGGTGGCGGGGGCCTGTGACCAGGCGGTGCCCCCAGGCCCAGGCACCATGAGCCAAGGCCCCTCTCCAGTGGAGAGCAGCGAACCCGAAGCAAAGGTCCTCCACACCAAGCGGCTTTACAGGTGAGAGGGCCGGGGCGTGTGTGCAGCCGCGGCGGGGAAGCGGGGCCGGCGAGGGGCGGGGCCTGCGGCGGGCGGGCCGGACGGGGGCGGGGGTGCAGCCCGGAGCGGGCGGGCGAGCCGGGAGGAGCTCCGGAGAATTGGGTGGGTGGGAGGTTTGAAGCATGGAGCACCTTGCCGCCGTGAGCGTGGCGCGGCGCGGCGCGGTGCGGCGCGGCGCGGGGCTTTGCGGAATTGGAGAGATCCGGTGGGAATGGGAGGCTAGAAGGGTTGGCTAGGCGAGGATGGGGGTCACAGGTGGAAAAAGCCGGAAGGGGCTAGTGCTCAGAACCCTACTGAGCACCAGTGGGTTACTAGAAACAGCATTGACTGAAGGCCACCACAACAGGTTCGTGTCCTTGATTTGCCCCTCTCGCTCTGTGaccttgggcctcagtttcttcttccTTAAAAGGAAGGATTTGAGTTTGGAGATGTGGCTTGGCCATTCAGAGCACCAGCTCGTCTTCTAGAGGACctgtttcaattcccagcatccgcatggcagctcataactgtaactacagttccagaagGTCTGAAACTctgacacagacatatatgcaagcaaaacaccagtgcacaaaaaataaatctcttaaaaaaaggaatttcagtttatattttaaaaaaaaagattttatttgaaTACACTCTGAAGCCCTTTGTGGCTCAAATATTGTGGACCCTGAAATGATAAAAAGGGCCAAAGACTGGTGTGTTGGCTAGGAAGAGCCATGAAGGATTTTGGGTCCCTAGTGTTCAAAGCACCCAGTGACTCAGTTCTTCCTTCCTTACAATCTATGTCCACAGTCTCTTGTGTAGGTAGAACATAGATCCAGGAGCTGAGTCACAGTAAGATGAAGAGACCAAGCTGAGTTTTCTGCCTTCTAGTAGGAAGTGGAGCTTGGGAGTTCCCGTTTCCCTCAGGCCCTGCTGAATGAAGGGTGTTTGCCTGAGAAGAGAGCTGGCACAGTACTTGGTAGTGAAAGAATCAAGAGCTGGTTGTGTTCATGTGCCCTGCCTGTTCTGGCCTTGTAAGCCAGAAGGTGAAAGGGAGGACAGGCTCTTCCGGAAGAAGAAAGGTGATCCCCTGCCAGCAGCCCCTGGCCTCCCGCTGTGGGTCCCCAAGCAGACATCCCCAGGCTGAGGAGTTCCCTGGAGATGGCTTGTGTAACTAGTAATGCTAAGTGCAGAGCTGCCTGTCAGGCACAGCGTGGGCAGTGTATGTGGTATTTCTTACTTGTCTCCAGCCTGGGGGTGGCTCTGGACAGTCTTCTGATTGTGTCAAGCCAGCTTTCTCACACCTTTCTTTCACAGGACTGACAGGTTGAGCTGGTGTGTTTGCAGTATGTGgcttaaatgtatgtatgtgtgtgaatggcTTATCTGTGATTGTACTGGTTTTGAGTTGGGTAAATAATTGAGccagtttggggttttttggtgttttgttaggCACTGTTAATGACAGTGGTGTGTGTATGTCACTGGTGATGACAGTCTGACTTCTGATAAATATGTGTGGACTGTGGAACTGACATTGAGCTTCAGTAAACTGGGAAAGCCCCAAAGCTAGCTGTCTACAAATAGAGCATTTTCATATCTTTTAAggctgtcagaaaaaaaaaaaaaagaagaagaagaagcaggaaaaGGGTTGCTGGGAAATCTACAAACGCCAATAAACTTATTAGGTAGTTAATTCTGtagttgttttaaaaataatttctttatacAACAGTGATTTGAGTCAAGACTAATTTCCATGGCTTTTCAAGGGGAGATTATAGTTTCTTGAGGAAGCTTATGGTCTGAATGGAGAATGGGAAAGGGGTGCAAGGTACTCTCAGATTTAAGCATTTGTCCTTggagctttctgagacagggtctctctgtgtaaccttggctgtcctggactcactgtatagaccaggctggattctaactcacagatctgcctgcctctgcctccctgactgctgggattacaggcatgcaccatcatgcccggTGTCCTCGGAGCTTTTTAAAGTGCTAAATATTAAGGTTTCTTTAAAAGTTGATAATGTAAGGAAATCTCTGGAACCTGTTCATAAAGATACAATACTTGGACTGAGGGTATAGTTTAGtggagaccctgggttcagtttttttttttttttcctcttttcattttcctggGTTCAGTCTTACAGcaacatcaacaaaaaataaaacacctaCACTCTTATTACATCTTTCTGTGGCACTGAAGCCCCTTTGGGCTCAGGAGATGTAGATAGGACGATCACTTGAGCCCAAGTGTCTGATGACAGCAAGATTCTGTTCCCAAGAAACAAACTCACCCTATCCATAGGACTAAGCTGCTGCCCTTGGCATTGACGTCCAGCTTGGCAGGAAAGGCTTGGCTCTCCCCTTTAGGTAGCCTGAAAGGTGACTGAATTCCAGAATACTGAGTTATCAAGCTTGCCTGTGAGAAGGCTTTGATTTCCAACCCCCACATTCAATGAGTCACCTGTCCCTGTATAGGTCACCTTCTAGCAGTGTGCTGCTGGGTCATACCGAGTGTAAGCCTGCTGTGGGCCGCTTTCTCTGGCCTAAGAGCACATCTTGGTTTGTTCTGGCATCATCAGTCTGTTTTTAGATTGCCTCTGTGTCCACAGCGGCAGAGCTTACTCTCCCTGCCTCCACAGCTGCTACCTGTCATCATGTGTTCCCCTTCTACAGAAGAGCCTACTTCTGGGGCTTTTTGGCCATGGGTTTGTTGTAGTTTTTGTGGCTTTGTCTTTGCCATGATGACCGACTTGCCTCTTAGCTTCTGGTATCAAACACCTCAGTTATGTAACAAAAAGGAGGGAGATTAATTCTTACAGAACGCTTACCAAGCATTGtcaagcattttatttattaataaaagtAGGTAATTATCACATTCCCATTTTATAGCAGGGTGAGCTTTTGCAGCACCACAGCTGTTATAAATGGAGATGAAATTGAACCCATGTAGTGTGGTTCCAAACCTACAatctttgtggggttttgttttgaggcagggtttctctttgtagccttggctgttcgaGAActaggagatccacctgcctctgtcttcaagtgctgggattaaaggcatgccaccactgcccagctgtttttgtttgttttgagacagggtctcattgtgtttCCTTGGCAGGCCTGGACATGGCCTTGATATAACTGCCTCAActcgtgagtgctgggatgaaaggtgtgtatCATAATGCCTGGCTAAGCCTACAGACTTTGATGGTGGACTTGCTCTATAACCTGGGCTGGCACAGAACTTGCTATAACCCAGGGTATTCTGGAATTCAAAGAATACAGTTGTAGTGCTGGGATCCCATGGGCCTACACTCATTCCGAAgtgtcttttcatttgttttttgtttttcaagacagggaactcactctgtagaccaggctggccttaaattcagagatccacctgcctctgccttcagagtgtgGTATTAAAGGTATGAACCATCAAACCCGGCCTCTGaagtgcttttttaaaaagttctgtttgttttttgtttgtttgtttttgttctttgtgtgtgtgtgtgtgtgtgtgtgtatgggaatACTTGTGCTATAAATACCAGAGCCTGTGGAGGTTAAAGGACAACTTCTGGGAgtcagttttttaattttttaaccatgtgggtttcagggataGAATTCAGGTCATTTAGGCTTAATGACCCATAACTGAGTCATCATGTCAtgcttccttctcccctttttgagacagttttttgtACTTCATGAATGCTGGGATGCTCAGTTTTCTTTGcaggtttttacatttatttatttatttgtgtatatgcacACTCTTGGCATGCTTCACATTAAATTTATacactgtcaaaacaaaacaaactcagaattagaactagaaaaataCTTACCTTTATATTCTCTTTGATAACTTATTACCTGTGCTTGGTAATGAGTTCCTCGTTCCCTCATATTTaacttttcttgttctttttttatttttaattttatattgtgCCCACAGGTACATTTgtttacatgtacacacacacacacacacacacacacacactcagatttccaatgagagagaatgtgtgttttgtttattttctgagcttGTCACTTCATTTAGTAGTCTGAGTCCATTTTCCTGAGaatttaacttcatttttctttagaactaaataatatttcttttggGGAGGAagttggttttttaagacagggtttttctgggtaaCAGAGCACTAGCTGCCCTGTACTGcctgtaggctggccttgaactcagagattctcctgcctctgcctccctattaaaggcacgtgccaccatgcccagtggtATTCCATTTTATTTGTGTACCTAATTTTAGTTACCTGTTCATCTGTTGGTGGACAATGAAGCTGATTCCAGTTCTTTGGAATAATGAATAAAGTACCAATAAACATGtacaagtatgtatgtgtgtctgtgaaccaAGAGATAAGTGTACATAtttttcttccagaggatcttGATTATAGAGTTTGATTCCTTAGAACCATACCTCAGAATTGGCTGTAATAGCTCCATCCTCTTCTTGCCTCCAAGGgggtgcgtgtgtgcgtgcatgcgtgcgtgcatgcataaTGGCCATGACACCTGGAGTCatggacaacttgtgggagtctgttctctccttccaccatgtgggtcgcCAGGGTCagactcaggttatcaggcttgacagcaagtatCCCATGTGCCAGCACCAAATGCCTGATTTAATTAAGATGTTTTTAACTTATGTATACATACGTGTATTTATGTGGGTTTGTCATGTGTGGGTTACAGTCATTCGTAGTCGTGCCCACTTTATATGTGTGCTTGCcattcaaactcagatcctcatattTGCACAGTAATTGTttttatccattgagccatcttcccagcccgaGAATGTCAGAGATAATGAACACTTATATAATAGTCCATTCCACCATTCCTTATTGAATGTTTACTGAATGCTAAAGCTGTAAATAGATTGTTACATCTAAATCTTATAAAACTATTCTAAGTATCTGTATTATGAGAGCCATTTTTATTAATATGGCGACCTTTAAGAGGCTAGGTAATTTGTCAGGCATTCTGTGTCTGGTAGCCTGTACTCTTTGCATTGGGAGGGTTTCTCTACTTAACACTGTTGACATTGTGGGTAGGGTAATTTTCTTAAACGGGGCCTTGCTACTTTGCTCTGGCTGGTTTTGAAGTCCTCAATGTAAGTAAGCGTCCTGCTTCAACCTttgaagtcctgggattacaagtatacCATATACCCCAGGGGGTAGTTTTTCTCATTTGTGCATCAAAAGATTTCTAGCAGCATCCACTAAATGCCAGTAGTACCTCTCTCAACTCAGACAACAGATAGTGGCTCCATCGTTGCCATTAGTCCCTTGAGTGGGACTGCTGTATCAGAATGAAGTCTGCCTTTGTGTTTTACACAGCCTGCCTTTTCATTTTCCTAACCCTctgtctcccttccctttttctcccctccccttcccatttcatgttttgttgtttgtttgtttttcagtagggtttctctgtgtaataggcTGTACTGGACTCCACAGCGATTTGTACCTTTGACTGGTCTTGCACTTAcaagagttctgcctgcctttgcctcccaagcttTATAAGtgaaggtgtgcatcaccacacctggctttcagtGTTCTCTTTAGAATCAGTATCCCAGCACCCAAAGTGAACTATGCATCAGGCTCAGGGGCTCTTTCTTTCCCTGCAGGGCTGTGGTGGAGGCTGTGCATCGGCTAGACCTCATCCTTTGCAACAAAACTGCTTATCAAGAAGTGTTCAAACCAGAGAATGTTAGCCTGAGAAACAAGTAAGCGGGAGGCTCCGAACTACAGAGTCTTACTGTTTCCCTGCCTGTTTCTCCCAGGAGCTGTGCTGGGTATAAATAGATATACATTACCTTTAACCTCCTGACCTCATGGTACACTAATGATCCATGAAGTCTCTGGCCTTCCTAAGAGATGGGAGTTCTTCATTTCATCAGCAGCTTGTTCATCCACTAGATTGATGCTATAAAAATGGCATTTGAGGTGAAGGGGGGTTGGCCGTGTGACAGGAAAAAAGGAAATACAACGGAGAAGAGAATATAGCTGTAATGAAAACTGTTAAAATTGTAATTACTTCCTGCTGCTGTCTTTTGGAGATCTTGCCTTCCTAGGCTATGTTCTGAGTCATTGATACTGATgtctcttgggaggcagagatctGTTGGTGTTGGTAATAGCCCATGCCTTGCCTTGGCTCTTGTATGTTCTTTTTCAAGGGATGACAGTGCCTCATGCTTGCTTATCCCTCCCCAGGCTGCGTGAGCTCTGTGTGAAGCTTATGTTCTTGCATCCAGTAGACTATGGAAGGAAGGCTGAGGAACTGCTGTGGAGAAAGGTATACTATGAAGTTATCCAGCTTATCAAGACTAACAAAAAGGTAAGGGGAGGCCCTAGGACTTGGAATGAAACTTACCTAAAGAGGTGAAGTTGAGGAACTAAGAGAGAACTAGAAAATTAGGTCCAGATCGTGCTTGGAGGTAgaggagcgggggggggggtgggggggagacagcagagaagaaagagggagttATGCAAAATTGAAATGGGAGCTTGTCACATGAGAGGTTCTGAGAGGTAGCTTTAAGGCTGTAAGGGTACCTTGGGGAAGAAAGATGTGCTTGAGATCTAGAGCCAAGAACGGAAGCTTATGTCCTCAGATGAACAGGTTGGGGTAGAGGGAGTAGTACTTTGAGCTTATTTCTTTATTCCCTGATCTCAGCACATCCACAGCCGGAGCACCTTGGAATGTGCCTACAGGACTCATCTGGTCGCTGGCATTGGCTTCTACCAGCATCTCCTTCTTTATATCCAGTCCCACTACCAGCTGGAACTACAGTGCTGCATTGACTGGACTCATGTCACTGACCCCCTCATAGGTCAGTGACACTTAGAAGGACTGAGGAGTAGGTTCTTGTGCCTCATTGTCTTCAACTTTGAATAAAGTAACCAGCCAGGGAAATGGAACACCTTCAGATACACTTTGCCCAGCCATGTGTCAGGGAACCCGTGAGTGAGGAAACCCTCAGTGTAGCATGCctctttgaatatttttgtttgttttgagatggagtttctccgtgtagccctggctgtcctggaacttactctgtagaccaggctagtcttaaactcgcagagatccacctgcctcataagcgctgggattaaagaccatCATCCTGCTGCCTCTTTGAATCTTAAACTTAACTTTGTACCATCGTAGCTAGACTTttctactttgtgggttccttttttTCACCCTTTATTCCCCCAGTTTTACCCCCATCACTAGATAGGAAAGGGGTGGGAGAGAGGGTAAAAGGATAGAGATCTGTGAATCTAATTTCCTCATTTCTTCTTTGAACATGACTACTCAAAAACTACAACCAACCCTACTGAGCATCCAACAACCACCTATTGGGGCGTTAGCATTTATGTTCCCAGAATTCCAGATAGCACACagttgcagaaactatctgcagctggcaaaacctcTGCTAGAAcaagaggcaaatcatagtcagctgctgtgaacagtccaaagcagcctcatatccccaTACCTAGGATTAAGGCGAAaacctattccttttttttttttttaaagatttgtttattaatagtgttctgtctgcatgtatgcttatacgccagaagaaggcaccagatcttattctagatggttgtgagccactgtgtggttgctgggaattaaactcatgac harbors:
- the Tmem79 gene encoding transmembrane protein 79, whose product is MTEPETLALLEMKEPEEAAEKSPPQALVAPGRQSEEEGRTESPGAESLRVGSSVGSPIVREGPEDGPDSTISEAATLPWGTDPHPSAPLPDPPGWRDIEPEPLESEAPTKSEEPFKDDTNLLLEKTVRAFVPIDLHCIEREPQEERIVHREKAPGEHRNFLPARLSHPEPPERKWAEVVVRPPSRSCGGCGSCGGREVLRAVASVVAALVFFPCLLYGAYAFLPFDAPRLPTMSSRLVYTLRCGVFATFPIVLGLLVYGLSLLCFSALRPFGEPRREVEIHRQYVAQSVQLFILYFFNLAVLSTYLPQDTLKLLPLLTGLFAISRLIYWLTFAVGRSFRGFGYGLTFLPLLAMLVWNLYYMFMVEPERMLTASESRLDYPDHVRSISDYRPRSWG